The proteins below are encoded in one region of Pseudomonas helmanticensis:
- a CDS encoding antibiotic biosynthesis monooxygenase produces MNNRSFTQLIEFEIEPRQQPDLVTALSVQSERLAQRYDGFLSASVQVSDDGRRVLSFLQWQTREAGEAAFSGFERGEQDFWQLIRTHQAKTVTFNSFQVLSSIARSHDDALHCNLVG; encoded by the coding sequence ATGAACAACCGCAGCTTTACCCAATTGATCGAATTCGAAATCGAGCCGCGTCAGCAACCGGACTTGGTCACCGCGCTTTCGGTGCAAAGCGAACGCCTGGCCCAGCGCTATGACGGTTTCCTCAGCGCCAGCGTGCAGGTCAGCGACGATGGACGCCGGGTGTTGAGTTTTCTGCAATGGCAGACCCGCGAGGCGGGGGAGGCGGCGTTTTCCGGTTTTGAGCGTGGCGAACAGGATTTCTGGCAACTGATCCGCACGCATCAGGCGAAAACCGTCACTTTCAATTCCTTCCAGGTGCTGAGCAGCATCGCCCGCAGTCACGACGATGCCTTGCACTGCAATCTGGTGGGCTAG
- a CDS encoding sigma-54 interaction domain-containing protein translates to MQLLTLPPSPALATSIRATAQVFEDPKSQALLAHLQQVAPSEASVLIIGETGTGKELVARHIHNLSNRRHRPFVAVNCGAFSESLVEAELFGHEKGAFTGALSAKAGWFEEADGGTLFLDEIGDLPIAIQVKLLRVLQEREVVRLGSRKSIPIDVRVLAATNVQLEKAINAGNFREDLYYRLNVVNLELSPLRERPGDILPLTRHFIEAYSQRLGYGRVSISPGAEHKLRAYSWPGNIRELENVIHHTLLICRNGVIERDDLRLSNLRIERPDDHHASADDSPEALLEQAFQKLFAQQAGALHEKVEDALLRAAYRFCHYNQVHTAALLGLSRNVTRTRLIKIGELAVNKRRMTENLRGERLIQLSI, encoded by the coding sequence ATGCAACTGCTGACCCTACCGCCCTCACCCGCACTGGCGACGTCGATCCGCGCCACCGCACAGGTGTTCGAAGACCCGAAGTCCCAAGCGCTGCTCGCACATTTGCAACAGGTCGCACCGAGCGAAGCCAGCGTGCTGATCATCGGCGAGACCGGCACCGGCAAGGAGCTGGTCGCGCGACATATTCACAACCTGAGCAATCGCCGCCATCGGCCGTTTGTCGCGGTGAACTGCGGCGCCTTCTCCGAATCGCTGGTGGAAGCGGAATTGTTCGGCCATGAAAAAGGCGCGTTTACCGGTGCGCTGAGCGCCAAAGCCGGCTGGTTCGAGGAGGCGGATGGCGGCACGCTGTTTCTCGATGAGATCGGTGATCTGCCGATTGCGATTCAGGTGAAGCTGTTGCGGGTCTTGCAGGAGCGCGAAGTGGTGCGGCTCGGTTCGCGCAAAAGCATCCCCATCGATGTGCGAGTGCTGGCGGCGACCAACGTACAACTGGAAAAAGCCATCAATGCCGGGAATTTTCGCGAGGATCTGTATTACCGCCTCAACGTGGTCAATCTGGAACTCAGCCCGCTGCGCGAGCGTCCCGGCGACATCCTGCCGCTGACCCGCCACTTCATCGAGGCTTATAGCCAGCGCCTCGGTTATGGCCGCGTCAGCATCAGCCCTGGCGCCGAGCACAAACTGCGCGCCTACAGCTGGCCGGGGAATATTCGCGAGCTGGAAAACGTCATCCATCACACGCTGTTGATCTGCCGCAATGGCGTGATCGAACGTGATGATCTGCGCTTGTCGAACCTGCGCATCGAACGCCCGGACGATCATCACGCCAGCGCCGACGACTCACCGGAAGCGTTGCTCGAACAGGCTTTCCAAAAGCTCTTCGCGCAACAGGCCGGCGCTCTGCACGAGAAGGTCGAAGACGCTTTGCTGCGCGCCGCTTATCGCTTCTGCCATTACAACCAGGTGCACACCGCTGCGTTGCTTGGCCTGAGCCGCAACGTCACCCGTACGCGGTTGATCAAGATCGGCGAACTGGCGGTGAACAAGCGGCGGATGACCGAGAACCTGCGAGGCGAGCGCCTGATCCAGTTGTCGATCTAG
- the soxR gene encoding redox-sensitive transcriptional activator SoxR produces MITRENLHKQLTVGEVAARSGVAVTALHFYEAKGLLKSQRNAGNQRRYPREVLRRVALIKVAQRLGIPLAEIGEALKILPEDRAPTAADWKVLSEQWRRELDERIEQLTLLRDRLNGCIGCGCLSMEACPLRNQGDVLGEQGPGPHFPKD; encoded by the coding sequence ATGATCACCCGGGAAAACCTGCACAAGCAGCTTACGGTCGGTGAAGTCGCGGCGCGCAGTGGTGTCGCGGTGACAGCGCTGCATTTCTACGAAGCCAAAGGCTTGCTCAAGAGCCAGCGCAATGCCGGCAACCAACGGCGTTATCCGCGCGAAGTGCTGCGCCGGGTGGCGTTGATCAAGGTTGCGCAGCGATTGGGGATTCCACTGGCGGAGATTGGCGAGGCGCTGAAAATCCTCCCGGAGGATCGCGCGCCGACGGCAGCGGACTGGAAGGTTTTGTCCGAGCAATGGCGACGCGAGCTGGATGAACGGATCGAGCAACTGACGCTGTTGCGCGACCGGCTCAATGGCTGTATCGGCTGTGGCTGTCTGTCGATGGAAGCCTGCCCCCTACGCAACCAGGGCGACGTACTCGGCGAACAGGGCCCAGGGCCACACTTCCCCAAAGACTAA
- a CDS encoding alpha/beta fold hydrolase, which translates to MFAGFLKDQRHVNGVDIAYRLGGSGPGLLLLHGHPQTHVIWHKIAEQLAEHFTVVAADLRGYGDSGRPAADDQHRNYSKREMARDGAELMQALGFEQFSILAHDRGARVAHRLALDHPAAVQRMMLLDIAPTLSMYAQTNEAFARAYWHWFFLIRPAPLPETLIEANPDAYLRSVMGSRSAGLKPFTDEAFGEYLRCLQQPGSARGICEDYRASAGIDLEHDRADIAAQHHLNLPLRVLWGAEGTVGRCFDPLREWQQVATNVSGQALPAGHYLAEEVPELLLAEALAFLR; encoded by the coding sequence ATGTTTGCCGGATTCCTCAAAGACCAGCGTCACGTCAACGGCGTTGACATTGCCTACCGCCTCGGCGGCAGCGGGCCGGGCCTGCTGTTGCTGCATGGCCACCCGCAGACCCACGTGATCTGGCACAAGATTGCCGAACAACTGGCCGAGCATTTCACCGTGGTCGCCGCCGACCTGCGCGGCTACGGTGACAGCGGCCGCCCGGCTGCCGATGACCAGCACCGCAACTACTCGAAACGCGAAATGGCCCGCGATGGCGCCGAACTGATGCAGGCGCTGGGTTTCGAGCAATTCTCGATCCTCGCCCACGATCGCGGCGCACGGGTCGCACATCGCCTGGCGCTCGATCACCCCGCCGCCGTGCAGCGCATGATGCTGCTCGACATCGCCCCGACCCTGTCGATGTACGCGCAAACCAACGAAGCTTTCGCCCGCGCCTACTGGCACTGGTTTTTCCTGATTCGTCCGGCGCCGCTGCCGGAAACCCTGATCGAGGCCAATCCCGACGCCTATCTGCGCAGTGTGATGGGCAGCCGCAGCGCCGGCCTCAAACCCTTCACCGACGAAGCCTTCGGCGAGTACTTGCGCTGCCTGCAACAGCCGGGCAGCGCCCGTGGCATCTGCGAAGACTATCGGGCCAGCGCCGGCATCGATCTGGAGCATGATCGCGCCGACATCGCCGCCCAACATCATTTGAATCTGCCGCTGCGCGTGCTGTGGGGCGCCGAAGGTACGGTCGGGCGCTGTTTCGATCCACTGAGGGAATGGCAGCAAGTGGCGACGAACGTCTCCGGCCAGGCCCTGCCCGCCGGCCATTACCTTGCCGAAGAAGTCCCCGAACTGTTGCTCGCCGAAGCGCTGGCGTTCCTGCGCTGA
- a CDS encoding VOC family protein, producing MSVKPIPEGYHSITPYLGIHKAAEAIDFYKKAFGATEVMRLAMPDGGIGHAELRIGDSAIMLGSPCDQGPLSNPDNAVSVGLHLYVTDVDKSFQRALDAGATTVSEVKDQFYGDRSGTLKDPYGHLWFLASRKEDLTEEQIRQRAMEMFQQG from the coding sequence ATGAGCGTCAAACCCATTCCCGAGGGGTATCACAGCATTACCCCGTATCTCGGCATCCACAAGGCCGCCGAGGCCATCGACTTCTACAAAAAAGCCTTCGGCGCCACCGAAGTCATGCGCCTGGCCATGCCCGACGGCGGTATTGGCCACGCCGAACTGCGCATCGGCGACAGCGCCATCATGCTCGGCTCGCCGTGCGATCAGGGGCCGTTGAGCAACCCGGACAATGCGGTGTCGGTCGGTTTGCATCTGTACGTGACCGATGTCGACAAATCCTTCCAGCGGGCACTGGATGCCGGCGCGACCACGGTGTCCGAGGTCAAGGATCAGTTTTACGGTGATCGCAGCGGGACGTTGAAGGATCCCTATGGACACCTGTGGTTTCTGGCCTCGCGCAAGGAGGATCTGACCGAAGAGCAGATCAGGCAGAGGGCGATGGAGATGTTTCAGCAGGGTTGA
- a CDS encoding dicarboxylate/amino acid:cation symporter, with protein sequence MTIRKLLGTLYVQVLIAIALGVLIGHYWPQVGVDLKPLGDGFIKLIKMIIGPIIFCTVVSGITSMHDVKQVGRVGGKALLYFEVVSSIALVIGILAAHLLHPGAGFNIDVKTLDSSAIAGFVGQAEHGEGVTGFLLHVIPTTFFDAFSKGEILPVLFVSVLFGVALVMVGEKGRPLVGIINQASEVFFRIVGMIARVAPIGAFGAIAFTIGKYGVGSLLPLLKLIGTFYLTAFIFVACVLGGIARYAGFSIFKLLGYIKAELLIVLGTSSSESALPQLIQKLESLGASKGVVGIVVPTGYTFNLDGTNIYMTLAVLFLAQATNIDLTLEQQLTLLAVAMLTSKGAGAVVGAGFVALAASLAVVPTVPVAAMVLILGVDRFMAECRSLTNIIGNAVAALVIAAWEGELDRDKLAPIALKTGRHARAAAARLSAE encoded by the coding sequence ATGACTATTCGAAAACTGCTGGGAACCCTCTATGTGCAGGTGCTCATCGCCATCGCCCTCGGCGTGCTGATCGGCCATTACTGGCCGCAGGTCGGCGTCGATCTCAAGCCGTTGGGCGACGGTTTTATCAAGCTGATCAAGATGATCATCGGCCCGATCATCTTCTGCACGGTGGTCAGCGGGATCACCAGCATGCACGACGTCAAGCAGGTCGGCCGGGTCGGCGGCAAAGCGCTGCTGTATTTCGAAGTGGTGTCGAGCATCGCTTTGGTGATCGGCATTCTCGCCGCGCACCTGCTGCACCCCGGCGCCGGTTTCAACATTGATGTGAAGACCCTCGACTCCTCGGCGATTGCCGGGTTTGTCGGTCAGGCCGAACACGGCGAAGGCGTCACCGGGTTTCTCCTGCACGTGATCCCGACGACGTTTTTCGACGCGTTTTCCAAAGGTGAAATTCTCCCGGTGCTGTTCGTTTCGGTGCTGTTTGGCGTGGCACTGGTGATGGTCGGAGAAAAGGGCCGGCCACTGGTGGGTATCATCAATCAGGCCAGCGAAGTGTTTTTCCGCATCGTCGGCATGATCGCTCGGGTGGCGCCGATTGGCGCGTTCGGCGCGATTGCTTTCACCATCGGCAAATACGGGGTCGGCTCGCTGCTGCCGCTGTTGAAGTTGATCGGCACGTTTTACCTGACGGCATTTATCTTCGTCGCTTGCGTGCTCGGCGGGATCGCGCGGTACGCCGGTTTCAGCATTTTCAAATTGCTCGGCTATATAAAAGCCGAACTGTTGATCGTGCTTGGCACCAGCTCTTCGGAATCAGCACTGCCGCAACTCATCCAGAAACTCGAAAGCCTCGGCGCCTCGAAAGGTGTGGTCGGCATCGTTGTGCCGACTGGCTACACCTTCAATCTCGACGGCACCAACATCTATATGACCCTGGCGGTGCTGTTTCTCGCGCAGGCGACCAACATCGACCTGACGCTGGAACAGCAGCTGACTTTGCTCGCGGTGGCGATGCTCACCTCAAAAGGTGCCGGCGCCGTGGTCGGTGCCGGGTTTGTCGCGCTGGCCGCGAGCCTCGCCGTAGTGCCGACCGTGCCGGTAGCGGCGATGGTGCTGATCCTCGGCGTCGACCGTTTCATGGCGGAATGCCGTTCGCTGACCAACATCATCGGCAATGCTGTCGCCGCCTTGGTGATAGCCGCATGGGAGGGCGAACTGGATCGCGACAAACTCGCCCCGATCGCCCTCAAGACCGGTCGTCATGCCCGCGCGGCAGCGGCCAGGCTCAGCGCCGAGTAA